GCCCCAGTCGCCGTCCGTGTCCGCGACGCGCACCGCCACGTCCTGGTTAGGGCCGACTTCGATCACGCGGCCGACGTAGTCGGGCTGGATCGGGAGCTGGCGTCCCCCGCGGTCCACGAGAACGCAGAGCTGGATCCGGCGCGCCCGCCCGAAGTCCGACAGCTCCCGGAGCGCGGCCCGGATCGTTCGTCCGGTGTGAAGCACGTCGTCGACGATGACGATGTGCGCATCTTCGATGGACTCCGGGATGCGGGTGGTCCCGACGAGAGGGAGCGCGCCGACCTGCCCGAAGTCGTCGCGGTAGAGCGTGATGTCGAGCGAACCGATGGGAACGGCGCCG
This is a stretch of genomic DNA from Candidatus Palauibacter polyketidifaciens. It encodes these proteins:
- the pyrR gene encoding bifunctional pyr operon transcriptional regulator/uracil phosphoribosyltransferase PyrR, whose amino-acid sequence is MRATLIAAGGRSILPPEEAARAATAAGAEPRDGSSEAETTLTHNVLDEAAARGLLAELSAQLDRAIEPDARLILIGIHRRGDSIAAEIGRHLEPTRGAVPIGSLDITLYRDDFGQVGALPLVGTTRIPESIEDAHIVIVDDVLHTGRTIRAALRELSDFGRARRIQLCVLVDRGGRQLPIQPDYVGRVIEVGPNQDVAVRVADTDGDWGVDIVALPAAPEAGA